In Candida orthopsilosis Co 90-125, chromosome 6 draft sequence, the following are encoded in one genomic region:
- a CDS encoding Ifh1 protein, whose product MPKSPNTKSFHSNTNKAKSQSSKANNMHLKPQTHQTQHQYGGKNLKAYNKRRFSIANSTSSSSSQEYLSDNESEKTRTTTHNNTGSKHVQYLDSDSDSSLTAISDNEFTKSIQSIGKKSRGKRNVSGKKGKTYGRKAIPRKSLGLSKQNLQNYENEVIEISSGHDDDDDDDDEVDVSDLISDVTKAPNGDSGEEEEEEEEEEEEDDDDDDDDDDSEDNEKEHVAGLYALMNNGKQLRADDSDESNDESNESNDEGSDEEMPSSSDDDSDVDFVKLQKQQKANSLQAARARKGLKKEQKWKADNDDATTKGSSVKEEQDKSKRGHSKQRKNSIKYGRRKSDVILPDINFKFEFDNVDDIEEEEEEESRDQPKGSKPDASIKHQAVEEEDVGEEVDYSPTIPLDSNQQQNFEFEFDQDLLHIPKMNDSDLNSDEDYEIDDNELLATLQAENDVDEFLLPANNDSVICDKDSGDKSSANVNKRNSVVLASTGTDADSEGGVTGDDDDDDDDENDPFLKEEEKFLVNEFENNGFDDNGEDKFDSNNVFDEDDDEEEDEFTFDDSEYSTSKRIVNSFKGIGEDRSKPIVQYESSASKESDYDEDDYVDFIDFDVPFFDESDDGKVKGALTSPSKKSKNNKQSNSDEDDDSYLWNYFFSSDNDSSSEADKDNLVQHDNSSRKRRRSSKGRKLKSTHSNVDELFNEIDRNRTFKTKKPDHNATKFKTKNNRDLGSRFDGDASSVAGYPGHYGDDEDRYDDNAYDSSESTDVDESLPRNTNTSPQIGSKKATEVLSSKTADYRPPMLGSWVTIDSKPFGINGMSTRSLQHHHHHHQQQPLNNKSQEPRGMTDDHRSYSNASHPALSSGQSLNQAISKRKSIGQVRHNVQSQMPIMQGQQNSDESVLGLDDLLNVSELDNDDENDVRIWRDFNNAQKSRVPLGAFRNKSILHNHHHRQQQQQEEEMPHHHQHSRRTSNSHVQSHPHPSKHNINMGQQVSGTVKRRKSSLGPSVGGAVAPVVATGVGTTTTAGATAGAPGYRSTKSGLFSEAALASVEEMLGDDYDVMALIERL is encoded by the coding sequence ATGCCGAAAAGCCCCAATACTAAAAGCTTCCACAGCAACACAAACAAGGCCAAATCACAATCTAGCAAGGCTAACAACATGCACTTGAAGCCACAAACCCATCAAACACAACATCAATATGGAGGTAAGAATCTAAAGGCATATAATAAACGTAGATTTAGTATTGCCAATTCAACTAGTTCGTCATCTTCACAGGAATATTTGTCTGATAATGAGTCAGAAAAGACGAGGACAACAACCCACAACAACACAGGCTCAAAACACGTACAATATCTTGATTCAGATTCGGATTCATCATTGACTGCTATTTCCGATAATGAATTTACAAAATCGATTCAGTCAATCGGCAAGAAATCACGAGGCAAAAGAAATGTTAGTGGGAAAAAGGGGAAAACTTATGGTAGAAAAGCAATACCGAGAAAATCCCTTggtttatcaaaacaaaaccttcaaaattatgaaaatgaagtgattgaaatttcatcTGGtcatgatgatgacgatgacgatgacgacGAGGTGGATGTTTCGGATTTGATTTCGGATGTTACAAAAGCTCCAAATGGAGATAGTGgcgaagaagaagaagaagaagaagaagaagaagaagaagatgatgatgatgatgatgatgacgatgacaGTGAGgacaatgaaaaagagCATGTGGCTGGTTTATATGCTCTTATGAATAATGGAAAGCAACTACGTGCCGACGACTCGGATGAAAgtaatgatgaatcaaatgaatcCAATGATGAAGGGTCAGACGAAGAAATGCCTAGTTCATCCGATGATGATTCCGATGTCGATTTCgtgaaattgcaaaaacaacagAAAGCCAACTCTTTACAAGCAGCAAGGGCAAGAAAAGGGTTGAAAAAGGAGCAGAAATGGAAAGCAGACAATGATGACGCAACTACCAAAGGCTCTAGTGTAAAGGAGGAACAAGACAAATCGAAAAGGGGACATTCAAAACAGAggaaaaattcaatcaaatatGGGAGAAGAAAATCTGATGTTATATTACCCGATATAAACTTCAAATTCGAGTTTGATAACGTTGATGACATCgaggaggaagaggaagaggaaagTAGAGACCAACCCAAGGGCTCAAAACCAGACGCCTCCATCAAACATCAAGCcgttgaagaagaagatgttgGCGAAGAAGTTGACTATTCTCCAACAATACCATTAGATTCCAATCAACAGCagaattttgaatttgaatttgaccAAGATCTCCTACATATTCCTAAGATGAATGATAGTGACTTGAATTCTGATGAGGATTacgaaattgatgataatgaattATTGGCCACTTTACAAGCTGaaaatgatgttgatgagtTTCTACTACCGGCAAACAATGATTCTGTCATTTGTGATAAAGATTCAGGAGATAAATCCTCTGCCAATGTGAATAAACGTAATTCAGTCGTGTTGGCATCTACTGGTACTGATGCAGATCTGGAGGGTGGTGTTACTGGagatgatgacgatgatgatgacgatgaaaatgatccatttttgaaagaagaggagaaatttcttgttaatgagtttgaaaataacggatttgatgataatggCGAAGATAAGTTTGACAGTAACAATGTGTTTGACGAggacgatgatgaagaagaagatgaatttACTTTTGATGATAGTGAGTATTCCACATCGAAACGTATTGTTAATTCGTTTAAAGGCATAGGTGAAGATCGTAGTAaaccaattgttcaatacGAAAGCAGTGCTTCAAAAGAAAGTGATTACGATGAAGACGATTAtgttgatttcattgattttgatgtgCCCTTTTTCGACGAGAGTGATGATGGAAAAGTTAAAGGTGCGCTCACATCACCAAGTAAGAAGTCcaagaacaacaagcaGAGCAAtagtgatgaagatgatgattcgTATTTGTGGAATTATTTTTTCAGTTCAGATAATGATTCATCGAGTGAGGCTGACAAGGAtaatcttgttcaacatgACAATAGTTCAAGAAAGAGGAGAAGAAGTAGTAAAGGACGGAAATTAAAGTCCACTCACTCCAATGTCGATGAATTattcaatgaaattgatcgTAATAGGACATTCAAGACAAAAAAACCAGATCATAATGCTACAAAGTTCAAAACTAAGAATAACAGAGATCTCGGTAGTCGatttgatggtgatgcTTCATCAGTGGCTGGGTATCCAGGTCATTAtggagatgatgaagatagGTATGATGATAATGCCTATGATAGTTCTGAATCGactgatgttgatgaatccTTACCAAGAAATACCAATACTTCGCCACAAATCGGATCGAAAAAGGCTACAGAAGTGCTTTCTTCCAAAACTGCCGATTATCGTCCACCAATGTTGGGATCATGGGTAACTATTGATAGTAAACCATTTGGAATTAATGGAATGAGCACGCGGTCATTgcaacaccaccaccaccaccaccagcaacaaccaTTGAACAATAAGTCACAAGAACCACGTGGAATGACTGATGATCATCGTTCTTATTCAAATGCATCACACCCTGCATTATCTTCCGGACAAAGCTTGAATCAAGCAATTTCCAAGAGGAAAAGCATTGGTCAAGTACGACACAATGTGCAATCTCAAATGCCAATAATGCAAGGTCAACAAAATTCCGATGAGCTGGTCTTAGGGTTGGATGATTTACTCAATGTTAGTGAATTagataatgatgatgagaatgATGTGAGAATATGGCGTGATTTTAACAATGCTCAGAAATCAAGAGTTCCTCTTGGTGCATTTAGGAATAAATCGATActtcataatcatcatcatcgtcaacaacaacagcaagaGGAGGAAATGCCacaccaccatcaacacAGTCGTCGTACTAGTAATTCGCACGTACAGAGTCACCCTCACCCTAGTAAGCACAATATCAACATGGGACAACAGGTATCTGGAACTGTGAAGAGAAGGAAGTCGTCATTGGGACCATCGGTTGGTGGTGCAGTAGCTCCAGTAGTTGCCACTGGTGTTGGTACAACAACGACAGCAGGTGCTACAGCAGGTGCTCCTGGGTATAGATCTACTAAATCGGGGTTGTTCAGTGAAGCAGCATTAGCTAGTGTGGAAGAGATGTTGGGAGATGATTATGATGTGATGGCATTAATTGAACGATTGTAA
- a CDS encoding Bur2 protein (protein with similarity to S. cerevisiae Bur2p, contains a cyclin domain), whose protein sequence is MIQNDIALPPTIGEDDTPKSRESVATVASSHTISTATGPTTTASTTTTTNNNKHKHNNTSNSSSSHNSNANQIHSQSKSIWIFPESQVLNRTPSRIQSRITLPQELRIKESMHEFVIRLGTKLKVDGPTLLATTVYLHRYYMRLPLSSSKYYVTSAALTIACKLNDNYRQPDKVSLYACNVKNPHPPVIKDNVKLPPPPIDEQNEYYWKWRDQLLYREELILRKLQFNLNFTSPYLLQFKISNKMHLGMGHLLYNKRKDILKMTTTLIELLSSLPIILCYDMKEIFATCFVITIVEGKSRFDKDLQIPENFLPSIIGVDVDVALHCFQFIKKLLHCSQGDSHVISNKAAAKRLLPIKSHYFEDVARGK, encoded by the coding sequence atgattcaaaatgaTATTGCTTTGCCTCCGACCATAGGAGAGGATGACACTCCAAAGTCCAGGGAGTCTGTTGCTACTGTTGCTTCATCGCACACTATATCGACAGCAACGGGCCCTACAACCACAGCtagcaccaccaccaccaccaacaacaacaaacacaaacacaataaCACTAGTAACAGCAGCAGTAGCCATAATAGCAATGCAAACCAAATACATTCTCAATCCAAGAGTATATGGATTTTCCCAGAATCACAAGTACTAAATCGCACACCTAGTCGAATACAATCAAGAATTACATTACCACAAGAACTTCGGATAAAAGAATCAATGCATGAGTTTGTTATACGACTAGGCACGAAACTAAAAGTTGATGGTCCAACATTACTTGCAACTACAGTCTATTTACATCGATATTACATGCGACTTCCACTTTCATCTTCGAAGTATTATGTTACTTCAGCTGCATTAACCATTGCttgcaaattgaatgataatTATCGCCAACCGGATAAAGTCAGCTTGTACGCATGTAATGTCAAGAACCCACATCCTCCAGTGATTAAAGACAATGTTAAACTACCTCCTCCTCCTAttgatgaacaaaatgaatATTATTGGAAATGGAGAGATCAGTTATTATATCGTGAGGAGTTGATTCTTCGTAAacttcaattcaatttaaatttCACATCACCTTATTTACTCcaatttaaaatttcaaacaagatGCATCTAGGTATGGGTCATTTATTATACAACAAGAGGAAAGATATCTTAAAAATGACAACAACACTAATCGAATTATTATCAAGTTTACCGATCATACTATGTTACGACATGAAGGAAATTTTCGCCACATGTTTTGTAatcaccattgttgaaggtaaatcaagatttgataaagATTTACAAATACCGGAAAATTTCCTACCACTGATTATTGGAGTTGATGTGGATGTGGCTCtacattgttttcaatttataaaaaaattgttgcattgTTCACAGGGAGATTCGCATGTGATTAGTAATAAAGCAGCTGCTAAACGATTGTTGCCGATTAAATCAcattattttgaagatgtcGCTCGAGGAAAATGA
- a CDS encoding Cta7 protein (predicted zinc-finger protein), giving the protein MPDNMPDNNHNPDLPRINLRDSRNPNSTMSPPNTGFSPYGAVQLPPVYSYRQSQQQQHQQKHQQQHPPPQSSSDSTYSGSPNPIAQPLQPAVQSQTQHTAESRPRLRVSKACDRCRTHKIKCSGSDPCSTCVRQKKECTFSNPAGGNTQNKPNGYQLQGTDSNKRRKFSTLNSEPFGLPVVDKSNDKEYIAHLENRVQYLENLLSRNTMEDFRQPRFQEPESEGVIETLYTTSSKWRFSRRHQNLLIVELCKSMYSNLSEESKEKVTIPRMQYFGWNMSGVNYLTPENLPPLPQLDIEFDERYLIDYFFKEVNPLFAIIHETVFREQYEAYDKLMKEEAITGEHKHDSKSNQTKLYSAILYLIFALAIRFSEFQKPKSPDLEMLKLEEKLFKYGYKIVSILSFEWESFELIQSWLLIALYLRVAHRQTSSSHALGQAITMTKSMGLGFSEENYNILSCTGYERLKAKRIFWCVFTFDRVFGLQTGRYCGIREEDFGRGFPGFDFQQETVKDDWLTLPALALLHIARISNFVHTAPTDNPHLIKYQQINAELVKLHQWFNEVGFRNDLLFNKHLSSTSESEVSSLIKAQVKLHYYDLVLCVHGKVLFNYIGRRIVSNGLKVEMVLDACHGVIEVLDKVNKAGLLYTPWYSVLLLLFNIGVNALCLINGGVFISQSRDLLKNTIKLFTILKKSPIRNKQNKLVFRERFKMVRECTWALKMANKILTLRLQEDMNALNNIGVDHGSSDVNKQYFSQLGFNDSAISGTKDTGATANFSSNDSRKQSPNPKSNEFNKVFEQQLYRNENGSNVPHHILQQQEMQRTGTISPVLPGSSTENQTPREGPDEGSYVNSFTPSSDNHEGGAAVDPYPSTEIDQMLGNLQWFDQWVDFTYDF; this is encoded by the coding sequence ATGCCCGATAACATGCCCGATAACAATCACAATCCTGATCTACCTCGCATAAATCTTCGTGATTCTCGAAACCCGAACTCAACAATGTCTCCTCCGAATACCGGCTTTTCACCTTACGGTGCAGTGCAGTTACCACCAGTATACTCCTATCGTCAATcacagcagcagcaacatcagcagaaacatcaacagcaacacCCGCCGCCACAACTGTCTCTGGACCTGACATATTCAGGTTCACCAAACCCTATTGCACAACCATTGCAACCAGCAGTCCAATCACAAACCCAACACACCGCTGAATCCAGGCCTCGTTTGCGAGTGAGCAAAGCCTGCGATCGATGCAGGACTCACAAAATTAAGTGTTCGGGTTCAGACCCATGTTCAACTTGTGTACGACAAAAAAAGGAATGTACTTTTTCAAACCCTGCCGGTGGGAACACACAGAACAAACCAAATGGGTATCAACTTCAAGGTACAGATTCAAACAAAAGGCGTAAATTTAGCACCCTCAATTCAGAACCATTTGGATTGCCTGTTGTCGACAAATCTAATGATAAGGAGTATATAGCGCATTTGGAAAATAGGGTCCAATATCTTGAGAATTTGTTGTCGAGAAACACGATGGAGGACTTTAGACAACCTCGATTCCAAGAACCGGAAAGTGAGGGTGTTATTGAGACATTATACACAACTAGTTCAAAATGGAGATTTTCTCGCCGTCATCAGAACTTActtattgttgaattgtgCAAATCGatgtattcaaatttgtcaGAGGAGctgaaagaaaaagtaaCCATCCCTCGTATGCAATATTTTGGGTGGAACATGTCAGGAGTCAATTACCTTACACCTGAAAATCTACCTCCATTACCTCAACTCGACATTGAGTTTGATGAACGATACTTGATTGACTATTTCTTTAAAGAGGTTAACCCGTTGTTTGCTATCATCCATGAGACTGTTTTTCGTGAACAATACGAAGCTTATGATAAGCTTATGAAGGAGGAAGCCATTACGGGTGAACACAAACATGATTCCAAGTCAAATCAAACTAAACTATATTCAGCAATATTGTACCTCATATTTGCATTGGCTATTCGATTTAGCGAATTCCAAAAACCCAAAAGCCCCGACTtggaaatgttgaaattggaagaaaagcTTTTCAAATACGGGTACAAAATTGTTTCGATATTGAGTTTCGAATGggaatcatttgaattaaTACAGAGTTGGCTTTTGATTGCATTGTATTTAAGAGTTGCTCATAGACAAACATCATCGTCACATGCATTGGGCCAAGCTATCACAATGACGAAATCAATGGGATTAGGATTCAGCGAAGAAAACTACAACATCTTATCTTGCACTGGTTATGAACGATTGAAAGCTAAACGAATCTTTTGGTGTGTATTCACCTTTGATCGTGTGTTTGGTTTACAAACTGGTCGATATTGTGGAATcagagaagaagattttgGTCGTGGATTTCCTGGATTTGATTTCCAACAAGAAACGGTCAAGGATGATTGGTTGACTTTACCGGCATTGGCGTTGTTGCACATTGCTAGgatttcaaactttgttCATACGGCACCCACCGATAATCCTCATTTGATCaagtatcaacaaattaatGCGGAATTGGTCAAGTTGCACCAATGGTTCAATGAGGTTGGGTTCAGGAATGATTTGTTATTCAATAAACATCTTAGTTCAACTTCAGAGAGTGAAGTCAGTTCATTAATCAAAGCGCAAGTGAAGTTACACTATTATGATTTGGTACTATGTGTTCATGGTAAAGTTCTTTTCAACTACATTGGCAGACGAATTGTGAGTAATGGATTAAAAGTGGAAATGGTTCTAGATGCGTGTCATGGTGTTATTGAAGTTTTGGACAAGGTAAACAAGGCGGGATTGCTTTATACTCCATGGTATTCAGTACTACTCTTGTTGTTCAATATTGGTGTCAATGCTCTTTGTTTAATCAACGGCGGAGTTTTCATTCTGCAATCAAGGGATCTCTTGAAAAATACTATCAAgttgtttacaattttaaaaaaatcACCCATtagaaacaaacaaaataaattggTATTTCGAGAACGATTCAAAATGGTTCGCGAATGTACTTGGGCCTTGAAAATGGCAAACAAGATTCTCACATTGAGGTTACAAGAGGATATGAATGCATTGAATAATATTGGGGTTGATCATGGTTCATCTGATGTTAATAAACAATACTTTTCACAATTGGGATTCAATGATAGCGCTATTAGTGGAACCAAGGACACTGGTGCTACTGCTAACTTCTCATCAAATGATTCTCGCAAGCAATCTCCAAATCCAAAGAGTAATGAGTTTAACAAGGTGTTTGAACAGCAATTGTATCGAAATGAAAATGGTTCAAATGTACCTCATCACATATTGCAACAGCAAGAAATGCAAAGAACAGGTACCATATCGCCTGTTTTACCAGGATCGAGTACCGAAAACCAGACACCTCGAGAAGGACCAGATGAAGGGTCGTATGTTAATTCATTTACTCCATCTTCAGATAATCATGAAGGTGGTGCTGCTGTTGATCCTTATCCATCAACTGAGATTGATCAAATGTTGGGTAACTTACAATGGTTTGATCAATGGGTTGATTTTACCTATGATTTTTAA